One Electrophorus electricus isolate fEleEle1 chromosome 10, fEleEle1.pri, whole genome shotgun sequence genomic region harbors:
- the dctn3 gene encoding dynactin subunit 3 — MDGSNIDHLDARLNVLEKHVYGERVRSNRPFKCNESLSRINTALANTANKRERVKILHKKIEDLLKYLDPQFTDYIAVPDAMKLEFILAEEDFLRSQAALLELVNNLQPLLDSSHIKAVPELATKVQRLSEIHIKQQDQNEELSAEVKRLFEEYNKMMFLLSKQFTQWDETLRKLEAPKQGQPIE; from the exons ATGGATGGAAGCAATATTGATCATTTGGATGCTCGTCTTAATGTTTtagaaaaacatgtttatggTGAACGTGTACGAAGTAATAGACCTTTCAAG TGTAATGAATCTCTGTCGAGAATAAACACTGCACTTGCAAACACGGCAAACAAGAGGGAACGTGTCAAGATTCTTCACAAAAAAA TTGAAGATCTACTGAAGTACCTAGATCCACAGTTCACAGATTATATTGCTGTGCCAGATGCCATGAAACTGGAGTTTATATTAGCAG AGGAGGACTTCCTGCGTTCCCAGGCTGCCTTGCTGGAGCTAGTGAATAACCTACAGCCTTTGCTGGATAGCAGTCACATTAAAG CTGTTCCAGAGCTTGCTACCAAAGTTCAACGCCTATCTGAAATTCACATCAAACAGCAG GACCAAAATGAAGAACTATCTGCAGAAGTGAAAAGGTTGTTTGAAGAATATAACAAAATG ATGTTTCTCCTGTCAAAACAGTTTACCCAGTGGGATGAAACTCTACGGAAATTGGAAGCACCTAAACAAGGCCAGCCAATTGAATAG
- the elovl4a gene encoding elongation of very long chain fatty acids protein 4a, which yields MDIVTHLINDTIEFYKWSLTIADKRVEKWPLMDSPLPTLAISSSYLLFLWLGPKFMRNREPFQLRKTLIVYNFSMVILNFFIFKELFLAARAANYSYLCQPVDYSDDPNEVRVAAALWWYFVSKGVEYLDTVFFILRKKFNHVSFLHVYHHCTMFTLWWIGIKWVAGGQSFFGAHMNAAIHVLMYLYYGLAACGPKIQKYLWWKKYLTIIQMIQFHVTIGHTALSLYTDCPFPKWMHWCLIGYALTFIVLFGNFYYQTYRRQPRREAPSKSGKALSNGAANGILMASNGVTGKVVEKPLVAENGRRKRKARAKRD from the exons ATGGATATTGTGACACACCTCATCAATGACACTATTGAATTCTACAAATGGAGCCTTACTATTGCAG ACAAACGTGTGGAGAAATGGCCACTGATGGACTCCCCTCTCCCAACGCTGGCCATCAGCTCCTCCTATCTACTCTTTCTCTGGCTTGGGCCAAAGTTCATGAGGAACAGGGAGCCCTTCCAGCTCAGGAAGACCCTTATTGTCTACAACTTCAGCATGGTCATTCttaactttttcattttcaaagag CTCTTCTTGGCAGCACGGGCAGCAAACTACAGCTACCTCTGTCAGCCAGTGGACTACTCAGATGACCCAAATGAAGTGAGG GTGGCAGCAGCCCTATGGTGGTACTTTGTCTCAAAGGGAGTAGAGTACCTGGACACAGTGTTTTTCATCCTTCGTAAGAAGTTCAATCATGTCagctttttgcatgtttatcacCACTGCACCATGTTCACTCTCTGGTGGATTGGCATCAAGTGGGTAGCAGGTGGCCAGT CATTCTTCGGTGCTCATATGAATGCAGCTATCCATGTCCTTATGTATCTCTATTACGGGCTGGCTGCTTGTGGGCCAAAGATCCAGAAATACCTGTGGTGGAAGAAATATCTGACAATTATCCAAATg ATCCAGTTCCATGTTACCATTGGCCACACTGCTCTGTCCCTCTATACTGATTGCCCCTTCCCTAAATGGATGCActggtgtctgattggctaTGCACTGACCTTCATTGTCCTCTTTGGAAACTTCTACTACCAGACGTACCGTCGTCAACCTCGTCGTGAAGCTCCATCCAAGTCAGGCAAGGCACTGTCTAATGGGGCTGCTAATGGAATTCTGATGGCTAGTAATGGAGTGACTGGCAAGGTGGTTGAGAAGCCTCTGGTGGCAGAAAAtggcaggaggaagaggaaggccAGGGCCAAGCGTGACTAG
- the LOC113572576 gene encoding protein SOGA3, with product MNPATGGAADPRQADNSNMKQQRASSPARFKDVTPKTKSPAGKPGSGKQGGKNSRSNSPVTQNSGKDKQPTKSTAAVHACGAESPTSRRAEKGKRVEERNSSTEDSYGTDDSPLKSDTNRVVSDQPSSSKSPQGKRKYQKGEGVSGGKQAAKHSMGCGPGFWREGCLQSELIQFHMNKSLKKEGNIHTKAAGSASTEMEVPREASNRPAECMTQINQDLRDEIDSLKDENDYLKHEIDEMRAEMDELRDTFYEEDACQLQDMRRELVRANKNCRILQYRVRKAERKRLRYAETGEIDGELLRSLEQDLKVAKDVSVRLHNELENVEEKRTKTEEENERLRQLLIEVEVTKQALQNELDKAKEASLKRRGGKDGQKSEKKVPKTPTEEENEDLKCQLSLIKEEAILMRKKMAKIDKEKDRLEQELQKYRSFYGDVDSPLPKGEAGGPPTTRESELKLRLRLVEEEANILGRKIVELEVENRGLKAELDDLRGEELVGGTVEPLSREQSEVLSELRQQLQLVEDEAELLRRNLADMEEQNKRVTGELNKLKYKAGWHEGSRFGGGAADGAKAEALQEELKGARLQINELSGKVMQLQYENRVLLSNMQRYDLASHLGIRPSPRDSDAESDGGRRESDDDSTRLPPHRKREGPIGGESDSEEVRNVRCLTPTRSLYSPEGRFLARSLKDRQQMMDIRMEAERLSRTIDRLIADTSTIIAEARVYVTNGELFSRMDEDDESNRIREHELLYRINAQMKAFRKELQSFIDRLDVPKPEDRENEEPLSMFQPIILLILILVLFSSLSYATIFKLVFLFTLFFVL from the exons ATGAATCCCGCCACAGGCGGCGCTGCCGACCCGCGACAGGCAGACAATAGTAACATGAAACAGCAACGAGCATCCTCCCCAGCCAGATTTAAAGACGTTACACCAAAAACGAAAAGCCCTGCAGGGAAGCCCGGTTCAGGAAAGCAGGGCGGTAAAAACAGTCGAAGTAATTCTCCCGTCACACAGAATTCTGGCAAAGATAAACAGCCTACCAAATCTACAGCAGCTGTCCATGCTTGTGGTGCTGAAAGTCCCACTTCGAGACGGGCAGAGAAAGGCAAAAGAGTAGAAGAGCGTAACAGCTCCACCGAAGACTCGTATGGCACGGACGACTCTCCTTTAAAGAGCGATACCAATCGTGTAGTCTCTGATCAGCCAAGTTCTTCGAAATCCCCTCAGGGGAAAAGAAAGTATCagaaaggagagggagtgtCGGGCGGAAAACAAGCCGCAAAACATTCCATGGGATGTGGCCCTGGCTTCTGGAGAGAAGGATGCTTGCAGTCTGAGTTAATACAATTTCACATGAACAAGAGCTTAAAGAAAGAAGGGAACATTCATACGAAGGCAGCCGGCTCTGCATCCACGGAGATGGAAGTCCCGCGCGAGGCATCGAATAGGCCTGCTGAATGCATGACTCAAATCAACCAAGATTTGCGGGACGAAATTGATAGCTTAAAGGATGAAAACGATTATCTTAAG CATGAAATAGATGAAATGAGAGCGGAGATGGATGAGCTGAGAGATACGTTCTATGAAGAAGATGCCTGCCAATTGCAAGACATGCGGCGCGAGCTGGTTAGAGCCAATAAGAACTGTCGAATTCTCCAGTACCGCGTGCGGAAAGCAGAGCGGAAGCGGTTGCGATATGCAGAAACAGGTGAAATCGATGGGGAGTTATTGAGGAGTCTGGAACAAGATTTGAAG GTGGCAAAGGATGTGTCTGTGAGACTGCACAACGAGCTGGAAAATGTGGAGgagaaaaggacaaaaacagAGGAGGAAAATGAGAGACTGAGACAACTACTGATTGAGGTGGAAGTGACAAAACAGGCTCTACAAAATGAGCTAGATAAAGCTAAAGAG GCATCTCTGAAAAGAAGAGGAGGCAAAGACGGacagaaatcagaaaaaaaagttccaaAGACCCCAACAGAG GAGGAAAATGAGGATCTGAAATGCCAGTTGTCCCTTATTAAAGAAGAAGCCATActgatgaggaagaagatggcTAAGATAGACAAAGAGAAGGACCGTCTGGAACAGGAGCTGCAGAAGTACCGCTCCTTCTATGGTGATGTGGACAGTCCTCTTCCCAAAGGTGAGGCTGGTGGTCCCCCCACCACACGGGAGTCTGAGCTGAAGCTACGTCTGCgtctggtggaggaggaggctAACATCTTGGGCCGTAAGAttgtggagctggaggtggagaacCGTGGTCTGAAGGCAGAGCTAGATGACCTGCGAGGAGAGGAGCTCGTGGGAGGCACGGTGGAGCCACTGTCGCGGGAGCAGAGTGAAGTACTATCGGAGCTGCGGCAGCAGCTGCAGCTAGTTGAGGACGAGGCCGAGCTGCTCCGACGCAACCTGGCTGACATGGAGGAGCAGAACAAGCGGGTGACAGGCGAGCTCAACAAGCTAAAGTACAAGGCAGGCTGGCACGAGGGCTCCCGCTTCGGTGGTGGAGCGGCTGACGGTGCTAAGGCCGAGGCCCTTCAGGAGGAGCTGAAGGGCGCGCGGTTACAGATCAATGAGCTGAGCGGGAAGGTGATGCAGCTGCAGTACGAGAACCGTGTGCTGCTGTCCAACATGCAGCGCTATGACCTGGCTTCACACCTGGGCATCCGTCCCAGCCCTCGAGACAGCGACGCAGAGAGTGATGGAGGCCGCCGTGAGAGCGATGATGATTCCACACGCCTCCCTCCACATCGCAAACGTGAGGGCCCCATCGGTGGAGAGAGTGACTCAGAGGAAGTCCGCAATGTCCGCTGCCTCACTCCAACCCGCTCTCTGTACTCTCCCGAGGGACGTTTTTTAGCCCGAAGTCTCAAGGACCGGCAGCAGATGATGGATATTCGCATGGAGGCAGAGCGCTTGAGCAGGACCATTGACAGGCTGATTGCTGACACAAGCACCATCATTGCTGAGGCACGGGTCTATGTGACAAATGGTGAACTCTTCAGTCGCATGGACGAAGATGATGAGAGCAACCGAATACGTGAGCATGAGCTTCTGTACCGCATTAATGCCCAGATGAAAGCTTTTAGGAAGGAGCTCCAGAGTTTTATTGACCGCTTGGATGTTCCCAAACCAGAAGATCGGGAAAATGAAGAGCCTCTCTCT ATGTTTCAGCCCATCATTTTGCTTATCCTCATTCTTGTTTTATTCTCTTCCCTATCATATGCGACTATATTCAAACTGGTATTTCTTTTCACCCTTTTCTTTGTTCTGTAA